Proteins from one Belonocnema kinseyi isolate 2016_QV_RU_SX_M_011 chromosome 8, B_treatae_v1, whole genome shotgun sequence genomic window:
- the LOC117179021 gene encoding cytochrome c oxidase subunit NDUFA4, producing MIQGLDIKSIKKHPSLIPLFVVLAAGCTAAVAYTARLALKNPDVSWTPKTKPEPWNDYKDKRYQLLDPAKGRNKAHMERPTSIWS from the exons ATGATACAGGGACTGGACATCAAGTCCATCAAAAAACATCCATCG CTGATTCCTCTGTTCGTCGTCCTTGCTGCGGGATGCACGGCTGCAGTTGCGTACACAGCCAGGTTGGCTCTTAAAAATCCTGATGTTTCGTGGACTCCGAAAACAAAGCCCGAACCTTGGAATGACTACAAGGACAAGAGATACCAg CTCCTCGACCCAGCTAAAGGAAGGAACAAGGCTCATATGGAGCGACCTACATCAATCTGGAGTTAA